One segment of Leuconostoc lactis DNA contains the following:
- the plsY gene encoding glycerol-3-phosphate 1-O-acyltransferase PlsY produces MFSTILMFVCAYFLGSLLPGYWIGLIFYHKDIRDEGSGNIGTTNSFRVLGPVAGTVTLVLDLLKGTAAGLLPHLFHSSINPMLVGIAAIIGHTFSIWIKFKGGKAVATSAGVLLAYNPQFFILVSAVFIIMLLLTSMVSLSSMVGFSFALITSFFYHDLILTLVAAALTCFVFYRHRSNIQRIKNGTESLVPFGWYYHYRQTHQK; encoded by the coding sequence ATGTTTTCAACCATACTAATGTTCGTCTGTGCCTACTTTCTCGGGTCATTACTACCGGGATATTGGATTGGCCTCATTTTTTATCACAAGGATATTCGTGATGAAGGTTCCGGTAATATCGGCACGACCAACTCCTTTCGCGTCCTTGGTCCAGTCGCCGGTACTGTCACGCTCGTCCTTGATCTCTTAAAAGGGACAGCCGCAGGCTTGTTACCCCATCTTTTCCACAGTTCAATCAACCCCATGTTGGTTGGTATTGCAGCCATCATTGGGCATACCTTCTCAATTTGGATTAAATTCAAGGGGGGTAAAGCGGTGGCTACCTCAGCTGGTGTCTTACTCGCCTACAACCCACAATTTTTCATCCTAGTCTCGGCAGTCTTTATTATCATGTTACTGCTCACGTCAATGGTGTCATTGAGTTCAATGGTTGGCTTCAGTTTTGCCCTGATCACGTCATTTTTCTATCACGATCTCATTTTGACCTTAGTAGCGGCCGCGTTAACTTGCTTCGTCTTTTACCGTCACCGCTCAAATATCCAACGTATTAAAAACGGGACTGAAAGTCTGGTACCCTTTGGTTGGTACTATCACTATCGACAAACACATCAAAAATAA